Genomic segment of Xenopus laevis strain J_2021 chromosome 4S, Xenopus_laevis_v10.1, whole genome shotgun sequence:
AAAGACCTCTGCTGCTTCTTAGATGATGACAGATTGAAGAGTAAGAAGTTGGCTAGTGAGTGGCAGCTCTTTGGCTACCATACAGCAAAAGTACTGAGAGAGGACCTTGGTGGATACCTGAAGAAACTTTCAGAACTGGAGAGGCGCCAAGAGGAACTCATGCGAGAAAACTCCTGCCTTTCCGAGGTTTTCCTAGCCCTGGAGGAAGATAGTGGGCCTATAAGGCATCACGTCAGTCCTGTGGCTTCATCAGAATTGAGTCTTTTACATTGCGGGCCTAGAGACTTGGGAGATGGGAGTTCAAGCACAGGTAGTGTGGGAAGCCCAGACCAGCTCCACGTTGTTTGTTCTCCAGATGATTAAGGAGAGGGGCGTGTGAACCTTTTACAGCTGTGAATGTATATAGCCCAAAAACAAGACTATTGACTTTTAAACTAGGACTTAATGATCATCTCAGCATATAAGAGGAGTATTAATTTGGTTAAGAGTTTGATATCTGTGCCCATGTATTAGTCAAGTTTTTCTCCACCTGCACCCGACTTCCccattccatttatagacccacgccgacctgccccgctgatgatgtcacaaaaggggcggggcaggcgtgAGTCTATAAAACAGGAGGCCTGAAGTCTAAATCTAAGAACCCACCCAGGACCTGCAAGAGGAGCAGCGAGGTCGGCCCCAACCCACCCGACCcggcacatcactaatacacagATAAGAGATCATGTGTCCCCCTCAAAGACTTCTGTGGCACATGACATGCTTTAATACATTCAGACCCCCTTTTCAATCAAATTTCCTAACCAACTGCCAACTGTCTATAGCACACTgtagtgtgtgtctgtgttgtgAGACAACACTGAAGTTTTCATTTACTACTGACGTTCTCTGTGGTTTTCCAGCATTTTCATTCGCTGGAATGGAAGCGATTGTTGGCAGTTTGGGAAGCTTTGATTTCCTCCCAGAAAGAACACCAGTGATCATAGcatcttttttttactaaaatctctTTTTCTTGGCAGAATGTATAATCGGTGTTGTAGAGATCAGTGTATTATG
This window contains:
- the ccdc85b.S gene encoding coiled-coil domain-containing protein 85B, which translates into the protein MMNEECSLLGRDLSKVTDEEMLSHSKEELVRKLREEEAEKMSALIQRGRLIKEVNRQLQGHLTEIRELKQVNHRLQEENRELKDLCCFLDDDRLKSKKLASEWQLFGYHTAKVLREDLGGYLKKLSELERRQEELMRENSCLSEVFLALEEDSGPIRHHVSPVASSELSLLHCGPRDLGDGSSSTGSVGSPDQLHVVCSPDD